The following are from one region of the Nicotiana tabacum cultivar K326 chromosome 3, ASM71507v2, whole genome shotgun sequence genome:
- the LOC107776749 gene encoding GPI mannosyltransferase 1-like: MVTVNLKSLLIFSAFLRVFLIVYGEWQDRHMEVRYTDVDYLVFSDAAALVAARKSPYQRSTYRYSPLIAFLLVPNSFIHPSWGKFIFSASDLLVGFLINAILKLRGVPEKLCTYSVMVWLLNPFTFTIGTRGNCEPIICAIILWIIICLMKGRLVQAAFWYGLVVHMRIYPIIYALPIILVLDPLFFQYGTKPALVNWSSRKSKSHQTSSCKKLMDPYCIWNFLTSLFTWRRIMFGFISGAMFFLLTGVFFYLYGWEFLHEALLYHLTRTDPRHNFSIYFYHIYLHYEHEFSSLEKLVSFLPQIMVQLVLVFRFAQDFPFCFFVQTVAFVAFNKVMTAQYFVWFFCLLPLILPWTNMKLKGKGLVCILLWMAAQGHWLMWGYLLEFKGKNVFLQLWVAGLLFLAANTFVLINIIQQHTYSPVFQQSSPAASKKHVKQG; this comes from the exons ATGGTGACAGTAAATCTCAAGTCCCTGCTCATATTCTCAGCATTCCTTAGGGTATTTTTGATAGTTTACGGAGAATGGCAAGATAGGCATATGGAAGTTAGATACACAGATGTGGACTATCTTGTTTTCTCAGATGCAGCTGCTTTAGTCGCTGCTCGAAAATCCCCTTATCAAAGATCCACATATCGCTACTCACCCTTAATTGCTTTTCTTCTTGTACCCAATTCTTTCATTCATCCTTCTTGGGGAAAATTCATCTTCTCCGCTTCAG ATCTTCTCGTGGGATTTCTTATAAACGCCATTCTAAAGCTAAGAGGGGTGCCTGAAAAATTATGCACCTATTCTGTGATGGTCTGGCTTTTGAATCCATTTACCTTTACCATTGGAACTCGTGGGAATTGTGAGCCTATCATCTGCGCCATAATACTTTGGATTATTATATGTCTAATGAAAG GTCGTTTAGTACAAGCTGCATTTTGGTATGGGCTTGTCGTCCACATGAGGATCTATCCAATAATTTATGCTCTTCCGATTATTTTAGTTCTTGATCCTCTATTCTTCCAGTATGGTACAAAACCTGCTCTTGTGAATTGGAGTTCTCGAAAAAGCAAGTCACATCAGACTTCCAGCTGTAAAAAGCTTATGGATCCTTATTGTATATGGAACTTTTTGACAAGCCTTTTCACCTGGAGGAGGATAATGTTTGGGTTTATTTCTGGAGCTATGTTCTTTCTCCTTACCGGGGTTTTCTTCTATTTATATGGATGGGAGTTCTTGCATGAAGCACTTCTCTATCATCTCACACGTACAGACCCAAGGCACAATTTTTCAATCTATTTCTACCACATATATCTGCACTATGAACATGAGTTTTCAAGCTTGGAAAAGCTTGTCTCATTTCTGCCTCAGATTATGGTGCAGCTAGTTCTTGTTTTCCGCTTTGCACAGGATTTTCCATTTTGTTTCTTTGTGCAGACTGTGGCATTTGTAGCATTCAACAAG GTTATGACAGCTCAATACTTTGTTTGGTTCTTTTGTCTCTTGCCGCTAATCCTGCCATGGACCAACATGAAACTCAAAGGAAAAGGATTGGTCTGCATCTTGTTGTGGATGGCAGCTCAGGGTCATTGGTTGATGTGGGGATATTTGCTTGAATTTAAAGGAAAGAATGTCTTTCTTCAACTCTGGGTGGCAGGTTTGCTATTCTTGGCTGCAAATACTTTCGTTCTTATCAATATTATCCAGCAACACACATACAGTCCAGTCTTCCAACAGTCATCTCCTGCCGCTTCAAAGAAACACGTCAAACAGGGGTGA